One region of Pagrus major chromosome 5, Pma_NU_1.0 genomic DNA includes:
- the ankrd13a gene encoding ankyrin repeat domain-containing protein 13A — MSTANVSEDISAKFPLHSAVWENDYRKLEEQITLPQNEIEAVDPRGRTPLHLAVSLGHLESVRVLLRHGAEVTKENGYNWTVLQEAVSTGDPEMVQLVLQRRDYLKASTALGGVPELLSKIRESPDFYMEMKWEFTSWIPLLSRVCPSDVCRIWKSGASLRVDATLLGFENMTWIRGRRSYIFRGDDSYAELMEVNHDDEVVDTERFNISQEMEDVTLESMQPAEQEIAKRLTTPIVNTYLDTKDIAFERTKAGIWGWRSDKTELVNGFEAKVFSVNNVNVVIRTRTEHLTDEEKARIKSERNILESLLGTVEQHISAQGDLTLEYATATNPTAITPEEYFDPDFDLGDRDIGRPIELSVRTQKFKGTLWMSEDHPLSLVEQVTPIIDLMARTSSHFARLRDFVTLKFPPGFPVKIEIPLFHVLNARITFGNVNKCSTEEEAQPTPAATPTSSGEDEEAAALPPFAVCPSVFEVPASYHRRGGSRHTPASNNDEELLQYAIHQSLLESRRATGQEGSWDDAEGEFPDVMPSSPSDRSIPEGVLVEYEVTPSPVSSTSASSPDTELRLAMELSARAQAEEEKMRKQEEEELERILQLSLTEK; from the exons ATGTCCACGGCTAACGTTAGCGAAGACATCAGCGCCAAGTTTCCTCTGCACTCCGCAGTGTGGGAGAACGATTACAGGAAGCTGGAGGAGCAGATAACATTACCACAG AATGAGATCGAGGCTGTGGATCCCAGAGGTCGGACACCTCTGCACCTGGCTGTGTCCCTCGGCCACCTGGAGTCGGTGAGAGTCCTTCTCAGACACGGTGCCGAAGTGACGAAAGAAAATGGCTACAATTGGACAG TGCTGCAGGAGGCAGTCAGCACTGGGGATCCAGAGATGGTCCAGTTAGTGCTTCAACGCAGAGACTACCTCAAAGCCTCCACTGCTCTGGGAGGAGTGCCTGAGCTGCTGTCAAAGATCCGAGAG TCTCCAGACTTCTATATGGAAATGAAGTGGGAGTTCACCAGTTGGA TCCCTCTTCTGTCCCGGGTTTGTCCAAGTGATGTTTGTCGCATTTGGAAAAGTGGCGCCAGCCTGCGAGTGGATGCCACTCTTCTGGGCTTTGAAAACATGACCTGGATCAGAGGGCGTAGAAGCTACATCTTCAGAGgagatg atTCTTATGCAGAGTTGATGGAGGTGAACCATGACGATGAAGTAGTGGACACTGAACGCTTCAATATATCACAAGAAATGGAGGATGTCACGCTGGAGTCGATGCAGCCGGCTGAACAGGAAATTGCCAAAAGGTTGACGACTCCTATCGTCAACACCTACTTGGATACCAAGGATATTGCTTTTGAGAG gACCAAGGCTGGGATTTGGGGCTGGAGAAGTGACAAAACTGAACTGGTCAATGGATTTGAAGCAAAG gttttcagTGTGAACAATGTAAATGTGGTGATCAGGACAAGGACGGAGCATCTCACAGACGAGGAAAAAGCCCGGATAAAAA GTGAAAGGAACATCTTGGAGTCTCTTCTGGGGACTGTGGAGCAGCACATAAGTGCACAAGGG GACCTGACTCTTGAGTACGCGACTGCCACCAATCCTACTGCCATCACTCCAGAGGAATACTTTGATCCTGACTTTGACCTGGGGGACAGAGACATCGGTCGACCCATTGAACTGAGTGTTCGTACACAGAA ATTTAAAGGTACATTGTGGATGAGCGAAGATCATCCTCTGTCCCTGGTCGAGCAGGTGACCCCCATTATTGACCTCATGGCTCGGACCAGCTCCCATTTCGCGCGGCTACGAGACTTTGTAACCCTGAAATTTCCTCCTGGGTTTCCTGTTAAAATAG aGATTCCCCTGTTTCATGTGCTGAATGCCAGGATTACATTTGGTAATGTCAATAAATGCAGTACTGAAGAGGAGGCGCAGCCAACACCAGCAGCTACACCAACATCCtcaggagaagatgaagaagctgCAG cGCTTCCTCCATTTGCAGTGTGTCCTTCAGTGTTTGAGGTGCCTGCCAGTTACCACCGGCGAGGAGGCAGCCGACACACGCCCGCGTCAAACAACGACGAGGAGCTTCTGCAGTACGCCATCCATCAGAGTCTCCTGGAGTCTCGCAGAGCCACGGGCCAG GAGGGGAGTTGGGATGATGCAGAAGGGGAATTCCCAGATGTAATGCCCAGCAGCCCGAGTGACAG GAGCATCCCAGAGGGGGTGCTGGTGGAATACGAAGTCACCCCGAGCCCCGTCAGCTCCACTTCTGCCTCGAGTCCCGACACAGAGCTCCGCCTGGCCATGGAGCTCTCCGCTCGAGCTCAAGCGGAAGAGGAGAAGATGaggaagcaggaggaagaggagctggagaggataTTGCAGCTATCGCTCACCgagaagtaa